In one bacterium genomic region, the following are encoded:
- a CDS encoding outer membrane protein transport protein: MRLLIPILSTFLIPISIFTQTLANSDVADFIPSSDRHLAMSIRSAGMGGAGVASSEDYTALFYNPANLAYIYRFEMAGALQYDALSFESALDSSASGTGSDSYVKLQNIGGVIPLPTKRGGVSFALGFTRTNSFDRRIRANSTGDDGLIYQIDESVKGGLGKFSLGGGIQISPMMSIGASIDLYLGGERYSWFNDIQNPGETAWPDSVERKIYADDITDEYSGIGARFGMTLVPTRFVQIGAYISTPTSLIIEEDGISRFDSITTGLETYQEDYDIVQSFEVILPWRFGAGLAIRPTEWILLAGDAEYVDWRQIEYDEPAWILSQNRLMDDSYRATLRWSAGSEFTIPIASLKLRGGFSQEPIAYLENGKDRTRNTITGGLGYLVSDLVSLDLATQFSNWNIDETRLDGDYSLTSVWLGLSYRF; the protein is encoded by the coding sequence ATGAGACTGTTAATTCCGATATTATCCACTTTTCTAATCCCCATCTCCATATTTACACAAACACTTGCAAATAGCGATGTTGCCGACTTCATACCCAGCTCCGACAGACACCTTGCGATGAGTATTCGCTCGGCAGGTATGGGTGGTGCAGGTGTTGCTTCTTCTGAGGATTACACAGCACTTTTTTACAATCCTGCAAATCTTGCTTATATTTATCGCTTTGAAATGGCTGGCGCACTTCAATACGACGCTCTTTCATTCGAAAGCGCACTCGATTCGAGTGCTTCTGGCACAGGCTCTGATAGTTATGTTAAACTACAGAATATCGGGGGTGTAATTCCACTACCAACCAAGCGTGGCGGCGTCTCTTTTGCACTTGGTTTCACAAGAACAAACTCTTTTGATAGACGAATACGTGCAAACAGCACCGGTGATGACGGCCTTATTTATCAAATCGACGAATCTGTGAAGGGCGGCCTCGGGAAATTCTCGCTCGGTGGAGGCATTCAAATATCACCCATGATGTCGATAGGCGCATCGATAGACTTATACCTTGGCGGTGAAAGATATAGCTGGTTCAATGATATCCAAAACCCCGGTGAGACTGCATGGCCGGACAGTGTCGAAAGAAAAATATACGCTGACGACATAACCGACGAATATAGCGGTATCGGTGCTCGTTTCGGGATGACGCTTGTTCCCACTCGCTTTGTTCAAATAGGAGCCTACATCTCGACGCCTACCTCACTTATAATCGAAGAGGATGGTATCAGTCGCTTCGACTCGATTACTACAGGTTTGGAAACCTATCAAGAGGACTACGATATTGTCCAAAGCTTCGAGGTGATTCTTCCATGGCGTTTCGGTGCCGGCTTGGCAATTCGTCCGACTGAATGGATACTCCTCGCTGGAGATGCTGAATATGTGGACTGGCGCCAGATCGAATACGACGAACCTGCGTGGATATTGAGCCAAAACCGCCTCATGGATGATTCATATCGCGCGACTCTACGCTGGTCGGCTGGGAGCGAGTTCACAATACCTATCGCATCCCTAAAGCTTAGAGGTGGTTTCTCGCAGGAGCCTATAGCCTATCTCGAAAACGGGAAAGATAGAACCCGCAACACAATAACCGGAGGCCTTGGTTACCTTGTTAGCGATCTAGTTAGTCTCGATCTCGCTACTCAGTTTTCTAACTGGAATATCGACGAAACACGCCTCGATGGAGATTATTCTCTCACAAGCGTTTGGCTCGGATTATCCTACAGATTTTAA
- a CDS encoding alpha/beta fold hydrolase — MTKYIIVYICFFCFSLLSYSVNPDIPYYPDGTAPNPEKNMLDVYVPSGITEPAPVLFFIHGGTWTYGDRSEFTAVGATLSDQEGFVTVVISYSLSDSLHPDISHPDHMLDVAQAFKWTVDNIEEYGGDPSRIIVMGHSAGAHLATLLATNTRFLDTLSIDIENIKAVISFNMGIYDIPKLYSDCGTWASMGYDLMGFSAIFGPVADSSFNWYDASPKYHLFAEMPPFIFFVSDMDMEQIIGGDFGGMGIIILPGEVQFTYNDFRAYQPADTFWLEGDHNSAFSDFVFDIFSRGRILTREFLDDVFFDIHETSNFPSSIDLALYPNPFNSSLSIDITGLSHFNNTNQQIKAQIFDLNGKHICDLSAPCEKSNNNTSFTWIPEKRLSSGIYLIRIDFGDNYFTKRCIFMK, encoded by the coding sequence ATGACCAAATATATCATAGTTTATATTTGTTTTTTCTGTTTTTCGTTGTTATCATATTCCGTGAACCCGGATATTCCTTATTACCCCGATGGAACTGCTCCTAATCCCGAAAAAAACATGCTCGATGTTTATGTGCCAAGTGGCATCACTGAGCCGGCCCCTGTCCTGTTTTTCATCCACGGAGGAACTTGGACATATGGAGACAGAAGTGAGTTTACTGCTGTCGGTGCAACCCTGTCCGACCAGGAGGGCTTTGTTACAGTGGTTATTTCATATAGCCTCAGCGATTCGCTCCACCCCGATATATCACATCCCGACCATATGTTAGACGTCGCTCAAGCTTTCAAGTGGACAGTTGATAATATTGAAGAATACGGTGGCGATCCATCGAGGATAATCGTTATGGGTCACTCCGCCGGTGCTCATCTTGCCACCCTCTTAGCAACAAATACCAGATTCTTGGACACACTATCCATTGATATCGAGAATATAAAAGCGGTTATATCATTTAACATGGGTATTTATGACATACCAAAGCTCTATAGCGATTGCGGCACGTGGGCTTCGATGGGTTATGACCTTATGGGGTTTTCTGCTATTTTTGGCCCCGTTGCTGACAGTTCTTTTAATTGGTATGACGCCTCCCCTAAATATCACCTCTTTGCCGAAATGCCCCCTTTTATATTTTTTGTTTCAGATATGGACATGGAACAGATAATCGGTGGGGATTTCGGTGGGATGGGCATTATTATCCTCCCGGGTGAAGTTCAATTCACTTATAATGATTTTCGCGCTTACCAACCTGCGGATACATTTTGGCTCGAGGGAGACCACAATAGCGCCTTTTCTGATTTTGTATTCGATATTTTTTCCCGAGGGCGAATACTCACTAGGGAATTTCTAGATGATGTTTTCTTCGATATTCACGAAACATCAAACTTTCCGTCTAGTATAGATTTAGCTTTATATCCAAATCCATTCAATTCATCGCTTTCAATCGATATTACAGGGCTTTCCCATTTCAATAATACCAATCAACAAATAAAAGCACAAATTTTCGACTTGAATGGAAAACATATCTGTGATTTATCAGCACCCTGTGAGAAAAGCAATAATAATACTTCATTCACTTGGATTCCGGAAAAAAGGTTAAGCAGCGGGATTTACCTTATCCGCATTGACTTTGGAGATAATTATTTCACGAAGCGCTGCATTTTTATGAAATAA